Proteins encoded by one window of Listeria cossartiae subsp. cossartiae:
- a CDS encoding PTS sugar transporter subunit IIA — MSFLNKELVNLHGTAKNADEAIVQAGELLVNAGYVSEQYVEKMVESYHENGAYFVIAPQIAIPHARPTDGVENSAVSLVVLKEGVNFGHAANDPVRLVFGLAATSSEAHLKVIQKIVSLLSNNENIEKMIHSEDYQVIGELVEG, encoded by the coding sequence ATGTCTTTTTTGAATAAAGAGCTTGTGAATCTGCATGGAACAGCCAAAAATGCTGACGAAGCTATCGTGCAAGCAGGAGAATTATTAGTGAATGCAGGTTATGTGAGCGAGCAGTACGTAGAAAAAATGGTGGAATCTTATCATGAAAATGGTGCGTACTTTGTCATTGCACCTCAAATAGCAATTCCTCATGCAAGACCAACTGATGGTGTGGAAAACTCTGCAGTGTCACTCGTCGTACTAAAAGAAGGCGTGAATTTCGGACACGCCGCAAATGATCCTGTGCGATTAGTATTTGGACTTGCAGCAACTTCAAGCGAGGCACATTTAAAAGTCATTCAAAAAATCGTCTCCTTGCTTAGTAACAACGAGAACATTGAAAAAATGATTCATTCAGAAGATTATCAAGTAATTGGAGAATTAGTGGAGGGATAA
- a CDS encoding BglG family transcription antiterminator — protein sequence MVQFDARNMALLESLIVSNVYLAPEKLQEELGISKRTLQYDVEKINKELDNIGLDGIQSVRGQGYYLLEEEKPTMKEILENREASHKVFSASERRIRILFFLLVTDARVIIDTINECNEVSRNTSLQDIKQLKLALKQFNLELIYDRKNGNMVLGDERSIRQFFIHYCMNNEEIATADQLLDLMKINPMVKNQELFPNLDTIFEILAVTEKKIGIRYTDEVIERIGIMIFFFKERMKRNCYLNEKEEHEVESFDIAQEIYQQLQQSENFKINHAEITYLGKLLLGASRLNDDAAATGKLDIIVEKIIAEFERLACVNFEDHRNLKKDLLLHLQPAYYRLKFQIEWINPLRADIKQSYSDVYEITKKSLEPLEDLLGETIPEDEIAYVTILFGGYLSRKNNTLVERKKLLIVCSKGVGTSRMIERQLSQLLGERVEILEPISIREFEKGLYAPDFIVSTLPIMEPKAPVFIVSPILTEAQKQQLMKAIAPHILQKDSDARMLSSVLDVVDQYAKVEDREKLAAKLKSVLFQVQSDSQLEKSPSLDELLPQERIIFKESVTDWQEAIRVASKPLQHEGYISKNYQHAMIENIEKLGPYIVIAPGIALPHASVDDGAYRVGMSLLRLDQPVSFSSKAKDQVKLIIVLASIDSYTHINALSQLTNLIMKHHLLEQIEKATSAAEIAAMLTIK from the coding sequence GTGGTACAATTTGATGCTCGAAATATGGCGTTACTCGAATCGCTCATCGTGTCGAATGTATATCTTGCACCAGAGAAATTACAAGAAGAACTAGGCATTTCCAAACGAACACTTCAATATGATGTAGAAAAAATTAATAAAGAATTAGATAATATAGGACTTGATGGCATTCAATCTGTGCGCGGACAAGGGTATTATTTATTAGAAGAAGAAAAACCAACAATGAAAGAAATCCTTGAAAATAGGGAAGCGAGCCACAAAGTCTTTTCAGCTAGTGAACGCCGCATCCGTATTTTATTTTTTCTGCTCGTAACAGATGCGCGAGTGATTATTGATACGATTAATGAATGCAATGAAGTCAGTCGCAACACTAGTTTGCAGGACATTAAACAATTAAAATTAGCACTCAAACAGTTTAATTTAGAGCTTATCTATGATCGGAAAAATGGCAATATGGTTCTCGGTGATGAGCGCAGTATCCGCCAATTTTTCATTCATTATTGTATGAATAACGAAGAAATCGCAACCGCAGACCAATTGCTCGATTTGATGAAAATTAATCCAATGGTTAAAAATCAGGAGTTATTTCCTAATTTAGATACGATTTTCGAAATTTTAGCAGTGACGGAGAAAAAAATCGGCATTCGTTATACGGATGAGGTTATTGAGCGGATTGGTATTATGATTTTCTTTTTTAAAGAGCGGATGAAGCGAAATTGTTATTTAAATGAGAAAGAAGAACATGAAGTAGAATCATTTGATATCGCACAGGAAATTTATCAGCAATTGCAGCAAAGCGAGAATTTTAAGATCAATCATGCGGAAATCACTTATTTAGGTAAACTTTTGCTTGGGGCGAGTCGTTTGAATGATGATGCGGCCGCTACAGGGAAACTTGATATTATTGTAGAGAAAATTATTGCCGAATTTGAGCGCCTTGCCTGTGTGAATTTTGAAGACCATCGTAATTTGAAAAAGGATTTATTACTGCATTTACAGCCGGCCTATTATCGGCTGAAATTCCAAATCGAATGGATTAATCCGTTGCGCGCAGATATTAAGCAGAGTTATAGTGATGTGTACGAGATTACCAAAAAATCATTAGAACCACTAGAAGACTTGCTCGGTGAAACAATCCCGGAAGATGAAATTGCTTACGTTACCATTCTATTCGGCGGCTATCTTTCGCGCAAAAATAATACGTTAGTTGAGCGCAAAAAGCTTTTAATTGTGTGCTCTAAAGGTGTTGGAACTTCGCGGATGATTGAACGGCAATTATCGCAATTGCTCGGCGAACGGGTAGAAATTTTAGAGCCAATTTCGATTCGTGAATTTGAAAAAGGGCTGTATGCACCAGACTTTATTGTTTCTACTTTGCCGATTATGGAACCGAAAGCGCCGGTTTTCATCGTGAGTCCCATTTTAACCGAAGCACAGAAACAGCAATTGATGAAGGCAATTGCGCCGCACATTTTACAAAAAGATTCTGATGCGCGCATGTTATCGTCCGTGCTTGACGTGGTTGATCAATATGCCAAAGTGGAAGACCGCGAAAAATTAGCGGCCAAGTTGAAATCGGTATTATTCCAAGTGCAATCAGATAGCCAGTTAGAGAAATCGCCATCTCTTGATGAACTTTTACCGCAAGAACGAATTATTTTTAAAGAAAGTGTGACGGACTGGCAAGAAGCTATCCGAGTTGCTTCAAAACCGCTACAACACGAAGGTTATATCTCGAAAAACTATCAACATGCAATGATTGAAAATATTGAGAAACTGGGGCCATATATTGTTATTGCGCCAGGGATTGCCCTTCCGCATGCTTCGGTAGATGACGGGGCATATCGGGTTGGAATGAGCTTACTAAGGCTAGATCAGCCGGTTTCATTTTCAAGTAAGGCGAAGGATCAGGTTAAATTAATTATTGTGCTCGCTTCCATTGACTCTTACACACATATTAATGCGTTGAGCCAACTAACTAATTTAATCATGAAACATCACTTGCTGGAGCAGATTGAAAAAGCAACATCAGCAGCAGAAATTGCCGCAATGTTAACAATAAAATAA
- a CDS encoding PTS sugar transporter subunit IIB: protein MKILAVCGLGQGTSLILRMNVETVLRDMGVDADVEHIDVSAARSMNVDIIVTSQELAETLGTDTSAKIVIVNNYFDNAEIKNALSTAINS from the coding sequence ATGAAAATTTTAGCAGTGTGTGGACTTGGACAAGGGACAAGCTTAATTTTACGAATGAACGTAGAAACAGTTTTACGCGATATGGGAGTCGACGCAGACGTGGAGCACATTGACGTATCTGCTGCTCGCTCGATGAACGTTGATATTATCGTAACAAGCCAAGAGTTAGCAGAAACGCTTGGAACAGATACAAGTGCCAAAATAGTCATCGTCAACAACTATTTTGACAACGCAGAAATTAAAAATGCATTATCCACAGCAATAAATAGTTAA